One window of the Rhodococcus sovatensis genome contains the following:
- a CDS encoding DUF2254 domain-containing protein, which translates to MGRWFTETVVDNGRLPLFFLLVSFLLAFLFIRFSVRMIRAEVSWWPGNVTPGGMHIHHVMFGLVMVLISGFALVAIANYETPIANCVLASVFGIGSALMLDEFALILHLRDVYWAEEGRSSIDAVFVAVAITGLYLLGVHPIGFAGDFDAYQEDRSLGTLALVLGGLAFQLMLAAITLLKGKLWTGLVGLFFVPLLIVGAWRIGRPNSPWARWRYADKPSKQAKAWIREKRLREPVVRAKIVVQEALSGRFGVPVEVPEMPEIPKAAPASAKLPNRLVSSIQWRRTRRRLRRTPVWRLPVVLVSLSMVLAYTFVAIDAEVAEPTGALEIDSDLDIGATATLLAVIAGGMITLTGLVFTAITLAMQFGASQISVRVVPMLQEEAIMRWSIGMFLSTFVFAVVIASDLALSGQRASPVLSTSIAILLAFVSAFLFIGLVARVGMILNSSRLLRWIAAQGRTSIFRMYPAVSPETERSPEVVTSPEAVTSPEAERTPDTVPPSETVPPSESTGPLGATTTVRLEQLSSDGRILLAVDVAGIERMATKWGVTVQLMPTIGEFVAQDSVLFEVQGPQLRVRPHRLVGALVFGDTHSPTVSPAAALQAIVDIALKALSPAINDPGRAVQAMDHLEDLLMTLAPRVHHESDDLAPTRIRGTRRTWADYVAVSTDEIRHFSRGSTQVQRRLRSLLVTLVDACPPDQHPPLVARLEALDAQVAREWTGSLDVSLASAPDPQGLGSELGSTGRGHPVVLGAEQKSG; encoded by the coding sequence ATGGGTAGGTGGTTCACCGAGACGGTCGTCGACAACGGTCGTCTGCCGTTGTTCTTTCTGCTCGTTTCGTTCCTGCTCGCGTTCCTGTTCATCAGGTTCAGCGTGCGGATGATTCGAGCCGAGGTGTCCTGGTGGCCGGGCAACGTGACGCCCGGCGGTATGCACATCCACCACGTCATGTTCGGTCTGGTGATGGTGCTGATCTCCGGATTCGCCCTCGTCGCGATAGCCAACTACGAGACCCCCATTGCCAACTGCGTCTTGGCGAGTGTGTTCGGTATCGGCAGCGCGCTGATGCTCGACGAGTTCGCCCTGATCCTGCATCTGCGCGATGTGTACTGGGCCGAAGAGGGCCGATCCTCGATCGATGCGGTGTTCGTCGCCGTGGCGATCACCGGGCTGTATCTGCTCGGTGTCCATCCCATCGGGTTCGCGGGCGATTTCGACGCATACCAGGAGGACCGATCGCTCGGGACGCTCGCGCTTGTCCTCGGCGGTCTGGCATTCCAATTGATGCTGGCGGCGATCACCTTGCTCAAGGGCAAGCTCTGGACCGGTCTCGTCGGGCTGTTCTTCGTTCCGTTGCTGATCGTGGGAGCGTGGCGGATCGGACGACCGAACTCGCCGTGGGCACGGTGGCGGTACGCGGACAAGCCGTCGAAACAGGCGAAGGCATGGATTCGCGAGAAGCGACTACGTGAACCAGTGGTGCGCGCGAAGATCGTTGTCCAGGAGGCACTGTCGGGCAGATTCGGAGTACCCGTCGAAGTGCCGGAGATGCCCGAGATACCCAAGGCTGCGCCGGCGTCGGCGAAGTTGCCGAACCGTTTGGTGTCCTCGATTCAGTGGCGTAGAACCCGCCGACGTCTGCGTCGTACTCCGGTGTGGCGTCTGCCGGTTGTGCTGGTGTCGTTGTCGATGGTGCTGGCCTACACCTTCGTCGCGATCGACGCCGAGGTCGCCGAGCCCACGGGCGCGCTGGAGATCGATTCGGACCTCGACATCGGTGCCACCGCGACGCTTCTGGCGGTCATAGCAGGCGGCATGATCACCCTCACCGGTTTGGTGTTCACTGCAATCACGCTTGCCATGCAGTTCGGGGCGTCGCAGATTTCGGTGCGGGTGGTGCCGATGCTGCAGGAGGAAGCGATCATGCGGTGGTCGATCGGGATGTTTCTGTCCACGTTCGTCTTTGCCGTCGTGATCGCCTCGGATCTTGCCCTGTCGGGTCAGCGGGCGTCACCGGTGTTGTCGACGTCCATTGCAATTCTGTTGGCCTTCGTCAGCGCGTTCCTGTTCATCGGTTTGGTGGCACGCGTCGGGATGATTCTCAATTCCTCGCGGCTACTTCGCTGGATCGCCGCGCAGGGGCGGACCTCGATTTTCCGGATGTATCCGGCCGTGTCGCCGGAGACCGAAAGATCGCCGGAAGTCGTGACATCGCCGGAAGCCGTGACATCGCCGGAAGCCGAGAGAACGCCCGATACCGTGCCCCCGTCGGAGACCGTGCCCCCGTCGGAATCCACCGGCCCACTCGGAGCGACGACGACGGTTCGCCTCGAGCAACTGTCCTCGGACGGCCGGATTCTGTTGGCCGTCGATGTGGCCGGCATCGAGCGTATGGCAACCAAGTGGGGCGTGACGGTGCAGCTCATGCCGACCATAGGTGAGTTCGTTGCCCAGGATTCGGTTCTGTTCGAGGTCCAGGGGCCGCAGTTGCGCGTGCGGCCACACCGACTGGTCGGTGCCCTGGTATTCGGCGACACGCACAGCCCAACGGTGAGTCCGGCGGCCGCTCTGCAGGCGATCGTCGACATCGCGTTGAAGGCACTCTCTCCCGCGATCAACGATCCCGGCCGCGCGGTGCAGGCCATGGACCACCTCGAGGATTTGTTGATGACGCTCGCTCCCCGGGTTCACCATGAGTCCGACGACCTGGCCCCGACTCGTATTCGCGGAACTCGGCGCACGTGGGCCGACTACGTCGCGGTCTCCACCGACGAGATCCGACACTTCAGCAGGGGATCCACGCAGGTTCAGCGTCGGCTCCGGTCGCTGCTGGTGACGCTGGTCGATGCCTGCCCGCCGGACCAGCATCCGCCGCTCGTCGCGCGGTTGGAAGCCCTCGACGCACAGGTGGCGAGGGAATGGACCGGAAGCCTCGATGTGAGCCTCGCGAGTGCTCCGGATCCTCAGGGTTTGGGATCGGAGTTGGGCTCGACGGGTCGCGGCCATCCGGTGGTATTGGGAGCGGAGCAGAAGAGCGGGTAG
- a CDS encoding Dyp-type peroxidase, with product MVPVTPQPVLSPLTTAAIFLVVTVDVGGEDAVREVLADIAGLQRSVGFRVPDGKLTCVVGIGSDAWDRLYEGPRPAELHPFAPLEGAAHSAPSTPGDLLFHLRAQQQDLVFEMATQIMNKLDGAVTVVDEVHGFKFFEMRDLMGFVDGTENPTGEDAEVAVTVGDSDPGFIGSSYVIVQKYVHDMGSWNSLSTEDQENVIGRTKLTDIEMDDDVKPPNSHTALNVIEDDNGVQLQILRNNMPFGAVGTKEFGTYFIGYSATPAVTEEMLRNMFLGKPEGNYDRILDFSTAVTGTLFFVPTLDFLEDPPAKPATEIVTSVDVGASDGSLGIGSMKSTFDNESTTKGVSVQ from the coding sequence ATCGTTCCCGTGACCCCGCAACCTGTGCTTTCGCCGTTGACGACGGCGGCGATCTTTCTCGTCGTGACCGTCGATGTCGGTGGTGAGGACGCGGTTCGCGAAGTTCTCGCCGATATCGCCGGTCTTCAGCGGTCCGTCGGATTCCGAGTTCCCGACGGAAAGTTGACGTGTGTCGTCGGAATAGGATCCGACGCGTGGGATCGGCTGTACGAGGGTCCGCGCCCCGCCGAGTTGCACCCGTTCGCGCCGCTGGAGGGCGCTGCCCACAGCGCACCCTCGACACCTGGGGATCTGCTGTTCCACTTGCGAGCTCAGCAACAGGATCTGGTGTTCGAGATGGCGACTCAGATCATGAACAAGCTCGACGGTGCGGTGACCGTCGTCGACGAGGTGCACGGCTTCAAGTTCTTCGAGATGCGCGATCTGATGGGTTTCGTGGACGGCACCGAGAACCCGACGGGTGAGGACGCCGAAGTCGCGGTGACGGTGGGTGACTCGGATCCCGGCTTCATCGGTAGCAGCTACGTCATCGTGCAGAAGTACGTGCACGACATGGGTTCTTGGAATTCTCTGAGTACGGAGGACCAGGAGAACGTCATCGGTCGAACCAAGCTGACCGATATCGAGATGGACGACGACGTCAAACCACCCAATTCGCACACCGCGCTCAACGTCATCGAAGACGACAACGGTGTACAGCTCCAGATTCTGCGTAACAACATGCCGTTCGGAGCCGTCGGGACCAAAGAGTTCGGTACCTACTTCATCGGATATTCGGCAACTCCGGCCGTCACCGAAGAGATGCTGCGCAACATGTTTCTCGGCAAACCCGAGGGAAACTACGACAGGATCCTCGACTTCTCCACTGCCGTCACTGGCACGCTGTTCTTCGTTCCCACACTGGATTTCCTCGAGGATCCGCCGGCGAAGCCCGCAACGGAGATCGTCACCTCCGTCGATGTGGGAGCATCCGACGGCTCGCTCGGCATCGGAAGTATGAAGAGCACCTTCGACAACGAGTCCACCACCAAGGGAGTGTCGGTCCAATGA
- a CDS encoding family 1 encapsulin nanocompartment shell protein, giving the protein MSNLHRELAPISAAAWAEIEEEATRTFKRNVAGRRVVDVKGPSGLTLAAVGTGHQSSIAPIADGVIAHARQSQPVVELRVPFTVSRSAIDDVERGASDSDWQPVKDAATQIAFAEDRAVFEGYAAAGITGLRESASNPELKLPSDPRDYPEIISQAITSLRLAGVNGPYSLLLSAEAFTAINETSDHGYPIREHLRRLLDGEIIWAPAIDGAFLLTTRGGDYELHLGQDLSIGYLSHDATTVELYFQESLTFLAYTSEAVVPLLGAPKV; this is encoded by the coding sequence ATGAGTAATCTGCATCGCGAGCTTGCCCCGATTTCGGCTGCGGCCTGGGCCGAGATAGAAGAGGAGGCAACGCGCACGTTCAAGCGCAACGTCGCAGGGCGCCGAGTCGTGGATGTGAAGGGGCCGTCCGGTCTCACTCTCGCGGCGGTCGGAACCGGGCACCAGAGTTCGATCGCCCCGATCGCCGACGGCGTCATCGCGCATGCGAGGCAATCGCAACCGGTGGTGGAACTCCGAGTCCCGTTCACCGTCAGCAGGTCTGCGATCGACGACGTCGAACGCGGTGCGAGCGATTCGGACTGGCAGCCGGTCAAGGACGCGGCCACACAGATTGCGTTCGCGGAGGACCGTGCGGTGTTCGAAGGCTATGCGGCAGCGGGGATCACTGGGCTGCGCGAGAGTGCGTCGAACCCGGAGTTGAAGCTTCCGTCGGATCCGCGGGACTACCCCGAGATCATCAGCCAAGCCATCACGTCGTTGCGGCTGGCAGGCGTCAACGGCCCGTACTCGTTGCTGCTCAGCGCGGAGGCCTTCACTGCCATCAACGAAACGTCCGATCACGGTTACCCGATCCGTGAGCACCTGCGTCGTCTGCTCGACGGTGAGATCATCTGGGCTCCCGCAATCGACGGTGCGTTCCTGCTCACTACCCGCGGTGGGGACTACGAACTTCACCTCGGCCAGGACCTGTCGATCGGATACCTGTCGCACGACGCCACGACCGTCGAATTGTATTTCCAGGAGTCGTTGACCTTCCTGGCATACACGAGCGAGGCTGTCGTGCCGCTGCTCGGGGCGCCGAAGGTGTAG
- a CDS encoding acyl-ACP desaturase: MVRELSQLELLQELVPVAEDNVNRHMSMAKEWHPHDYVPWDEGRNFAELGGVDYDPEQSKLSEVAKAAMITNLLTEDNLPSYHREIAENFSQDGAWGTWVGRWTAEENRHGIVMRDYLVVTRGVDPVALEQARMIHMTNGFASPAGSHTGLLHSVSYVTFQELATRVSHRNTGKVCDDPIADRMLQRIAADENLHMIFYRNICSAAMDIAPDQTLNAVSDIVMNFQMPGAGMPNFRRNGVLMAKHGIYDLRQHLEEVVWPVLRKWRVFEREDFTGRGENKREELAAFLEDLEKQATKFEEMRDRSLAREAAKTQRLASQSA; this comes from the coding sequence ATGGTCAGGGAACTTTCGCAGTTGGAACTGCTGCAGGAGCTCGTTCCGGTGGCGGAAGACAATGTCAACCGGCATATGTCGATGGCGAAGGAATGGCACCCGCACGACTACGTGCCGTGGGACGAGGGCCGCAACTTCGCCGAGCTGGGAGGCGTCGACTACGACCCCGAGCAGAGCAAGCTCTCCGAGGTCGCCAAAGCTGCGATGATCACCAACCTGCTCACCGAGGACAACCTCCCCTCGTACCACCGTGAGATCGCCGAGAACTTCTCACAAGATGGTGCCTGGGGGACGTGGGTCGGTCGGTGGACCGCCGAAGAAAACCGCCACGGCATCGTCATGCGTGACTACCTCGTCGTGACCCGCGGCGTCGATCCCGTTGCGCTCGAACAAGCTCGCATGATCCACATGACCAATGGTTTCGCGTCGCCCGCCGGATCACATACCGGACTGCTGCACTCGGTGTCGTACGTGACGTTCCAGGAACTCGCGACGCGCGTGTCGCACCGCAACACCGGCAAGGTGTGCGACGACCCGATCGCCGACCGCATGCTCCAGCGCATCGCGGCGGACGAGAACCTGCACATGATCTTCTACCGCAATATCTGCAGCGCAGCGATGGACATCGCTCCCGATCAGACATTGAACGCGGTGTCCGACATCGTCATGAACTTCCAGATGCCCGGCGCAGGCATGCCGAACTTCCGCCGCAACGGCGTGTTGATGGCCAAGCACGGCATCTACGACCTGCGCCAACACCTCGAAGAGGTTGTGTGGCCCGTTCTGCGCAAGTGGCGAGTCTTCGAGCGTGAGGACTTCACCGGTCGCGGCGAGAACAAGCGCGAGGAACTTGCCGCCTTCTTGGAGGATCTGGAGAAGCAGGCCACCAAGTTCGAGGAAATGCGTGACCGCTCCCTCGCTCGTGAGGCCGCCAAAACGCAGCGTCTGGCCTCGCAGTCTGCGTGA
- a CDS encoding acyl-CoA carboxylase subunit beta — MSTTTEKLVGLTAKLEEARNPGSERAIAKRTAAGLPSPRDRIDALLDPGSFVEYGALMRAPGSSANPYGDGVVTGRGTVEGRPVVVYSHDNTVFGGSLGEMFGRKVVAMMELAAKTACPIIGINDSGGARVQDAVTSLAFYSEIGRRQRLLSGLAPQISIMLGKCAGGAAYSPACTDFVVAVQDQAYMFVTGPDVLKAVTGEEISAEDLGGAKKQASYGTVHHVADSEPEAFAWVKTLLGYLPSNCYESAPLVNPGLEPTVTESDLSLDSFLPDSDNTAYDMHDVMMRVFDDGEFHEIGALYAPNVITAFTRVDGRTVGVVANQPTYLSGALDIASSEKAARFIYICDAYAIPVVFLVDIPGYLPGLEQERAGVIYRGAKLLAAVIESTVPKVTVVIRKAYGGGYAVMGSKNLGADLNFAWPTARIAVMGAEGAVGLLRRREIEAAGEDGPRVRQGFIDFYNEFVATPYTAAERGYIDAVIEPSQTRLEIRRALMLLADKTPDPLPPRRRSLLRPI, encoded by the coding sequence CTGAGTACGACAACGGAAAAGCTCGTCGGCCTGACCGCGAAGCTCGAGGAAGCGCGCAATCCAGGCAGCGAGCGGGCGATCGCCAAGCGAACAGCAGCTGGGCTGCCGAGTCCGCGAGATCGGATCGACGCACTCCTGGACCCAGGTAGCTTCGTCGAATACGGAGCGCTGATGCGTGCGCCCGGGAGTAGCGCCAACCCGTACGGTGATGGCGTCGTCACCGGCCGCGGCACCGTCGAGGGCCGGCCCGTGGTGGTGTACTCGCACGACAACACGGTGTTCGGCGGATCGCTCGGGGAGATGTTCGGCCGCAAAGTCGTTGCAATGATGGAACTCGCCGCGAAGACGGCCTGCCCGATCATCGGGATCAACGACTCGGGAGGCGCACGAGTCCAGGATGCGGTGACATCGTTGGCGTTCTACTCGGAGATCGGCAGACGGCAACGGCTGCTGTCCGGGCTGGCGCCGCAAATTTCGATCATGCTGGGCAAATGCGCAGGGGGAGCAGCATATTCACCTGCCTGTACCGACTTCGTCGTCGCGGTGCAGGATCAGGCCTACATGTTCGTCACCGGACCGGACGTGTTGAAAGCGGTTACCGGAGAGGAGATTTCGGCCGAGGACCTCGGTGGCGCCAAGAAGCAAGCCAGCTATGGGACGGTTCATCACGTTGCCGATTCGGAACCGGAAGCATTCGCCTGGGTCAAGACTCTTCTCGGCTACCTGCCCAGTAATTGCTACGAGAGCGCGCCACTGGTCAATCCCGGGCTCGAACCCACTGTGACCGAATCGGATCTGAGTCTCGACTCGTTCCTGCCCGATTCGGACAACACTGCGTACGACATGCACGACGTCATGATGAGAGTGTTCGATGACGGAGAATTCCACGAGATCGGTGCGTTGTACGCCCCCAACGTCATCACCGCGTTCACGCGTGTCGACGGACGAACGGTCGGCGTCGTGGCGAACCAACCGACATATCTTTCCGGCGCACTGGACATCGCGAGTTCGGAGAAGGCAGCGAGGTTCATCTACATCTGCGACGCGTACGCCATCCCGGTCGTGTTTCTCGTCGATATCCCCGGTTATCTGCCAGGGCTGGAACAGGAGCGCGCAGGGGTGATCTACCGCGGCGCGAAATTGCTTGCCGCCGTGATCGAATCGACCGTACCGAAGGTGACCGTCGTGATCCGAAAGGCGTACGGCGGTGGCTATGCCGTGATGGGCTCGAAGAATCTCGGAGCCGATCTCAACTTCGCATGGCCGACGGCGAGGATCGCGGTCATGGGGGCAGAGGGAGCGGTCGGTCTGCTGCGTCGTCGAGAAATCGAAGCGGCAGGAGAGGACGGGCCTCGCGTCCGCCAGGGTTTCATCGACTTTTACAACGAGTTCGTCGCGACGCCCTACACCGCGGCCGAGCGTGGATACATCGATGCGGTGATCGAACCGTCGCAGACGCGCCTCGAGATCCGCCGGGCATTGATGTTGTTGGCGGACAAGACGCCCGACCCACTCCCGCCGCGGCGCAGATCGCTCCTGCGTCCTATCTAG
- a CDS encoding IS110 family transposase — MITERTSVGLDVHARSVAAAAIDGVSGEIFRSTLTPDYEHIRSWIASLPGPTAVAYEAGPTGFGLYRALTEAGIRCEVAAPSKLQRPAGDRIKTDARDALHLAKLLRLDEITSISIPTVEQEAARDLVRAREDCRGDLMRSRHRLSKLLLRHGIVYCAGNAWTQGHDRWLRGDARRALTMPATRLAFDADYDHVLTMTARRDRLDAAIEAMAADSEFTPIVHRLGCLRGVATLTGFSLAVEIGDWNRFTGNTIGSFVGLVPSEHSSGGSRAQGSITKTGNTHIRRLLIESAWQHRPHYTLGATMTKRWDLAPAAARARGNAGNHRLHNRWVRFTERRKRPVVANVAIAREMAGWCWSLAVMDC; from the coding sequence GTGATTACTGAGCGTACGAGTGTTGGTCTCGATGTGCACGCACGTTCGGTCGCGGCAGCAGCGATCGACGGCGTGAGCGGCGAAATTTTCAGATCCACGTTGACCCCGGATTACGAACACATCCGATCCTGGATAGCCTCGTTACCCGGCCCGACTGCGGTCGCGTACGAAGCAGGCCCGACCGGGTTCGGGCTCTACAGGGCGCTGACGGAAGCGGGCATCCGCTGCGAAGTCGCAGCGCCGTCGAAATTGCAGCGACCTGCAGGTGACCGCATCAAAACCGACGCCCGCGACGCACTGCACCTGGCGAAACTTCTGCGTCTGGACGAGATCACCTCGATCTCGATCCCGACCGTCGAACAGGAAGCGGCGCGTGATCTCGTGCGTGCCCGCGAGGACTGCCGAGGTGACCTGATGCGCTCGCGGCACCGGTTGTCCAAACTACTTCTGCGTCATGGCATCGTCTACTGCGCTGGCAACGCCTGGACCCAGGGCCACGACCGATGGCTGCGGGGGGACGCGCGCCGAGCATTGACTATGCCCGCGACGCGATTGGCATTCGACGCCGACTACGACCACGTACTGACCATGACCGCGCGCCGTGACAGGTTGGATGCAGCAATCGAGGCGATGGCCGCCGACAGCGAATTCACACCCATCGTGCATCGACTCGGATGCTTACGCGGGGTGGCGACGCTGACCGGATTCTCCTTGGCAGTGGAAATCGGAGACTGGAACCGCTTCACTGGCAACACAATTGGATCGTTCGTCGGACTGGTACCGAGTGAACACTCCTCTGGCGGATCGCGGGCGCAGGGGTCGATCACCAAGACCGGCAACACACACATACGCAGGTTGCTCATCGAGTCCGCCTGGCAACACCGCCCGCACTACACGCTCGGCGCCACCATGACCAAACGGTGGGACCTGGCCCCGGCCGCAGCACGAGCTCGCGGCAATGCCGGCAACCATCGCCTGCACAATCGGTGGGTCCGATTCACCGAACGCCGCAAACGGCCCGTAGTAGCCAACGTCGCCATCGCACGAGAGATGGCCGGCTGGTGCTGGTCACTGGCAGTGATGGACTGCTGA
- a CDS encoding M50 family metallopeptidase, producing the protein MTEFWDRISAVSPDPPVWIVQAAALVALAIVLIPQTWRIARNVVTIAHEGAHLFVALITGRQLMGLRLHSDTSGVAISKGKPTGLGVIAMTFAGYIGPSLLGLGAAFVLGTQRASAVLWIGIISIALMLLMIRNIYGFASLVTVGAALFVVSWWGTGEQQVAVAYFLTFFLLIAGPRPVLELQRSRSSGRARDSDADQLARLTFLPGIVWVGLFLLVTVGSLAMGAWRILVPVQ; encoded by the coding sequence GTGACCGAATTCTGGGACCGCATCTCCGCGGTAAGTCCTGATCCGCCCGTATGGATCGTCCAAGCTGCAGCGCTGGTGGCGCTCGCGATCGTGCTGATTCCGCAGACGTGGAGGATCGCCCGCAACGTCGTGACGATCGCCCACGAAGGCGCTCACCTCTTCGTTGCGCTGATCACCGGCAGGCAGCTTATGGGCCTGCGGCTGCATTCCGACACATCAGGGGTGGCGATCTCCAAGGGCAAGCCGACAGGTCTCGGTGTCATCGCGATGACGTTTGCGGGCTATATCGGGCCGTCGCTGCTCGGACTCGGTGCGGCGTTCGTGCTCGGCACTCAACGTGCATCCGCGGTGCTCTGGATCGGAATCATCTCGATCGCTCTGATGCTGTTGATGATTCGGAACATCTACGGGTTCGCGTCGTTGGTCACCGTCGGTGCCGCGCTGTTCGTCGTGTCCTGGTGGGGAACCGGAGAGCAGCAGGTTGCCGTTGCTTATTTCCTGACGTTCTTCCTGCTGATCGCCGGACCCCGTCCGGTCCTCGAACTGCAACGATCGCGCAGTTCGGGGCGGGCACGGGACTCCGACGCCGATCAGTTGGCTCGCCTGACGTTCCTCCCCGGAATCGTGTGGGTCGGCCTGTTCCTGCTGGTTACGGTCGGCTCGCTTGCAATGGGCGCGTGGCGGATTCTGGTTCCGGTGCAGTGA
- a CDS encoding NAD(P)/FAD-dependent oxidoreductase, with amino-acid sequence MSASNAPELTPALARRLHRHHVVIIGSGFGGLFAAKQLRKANVDVTLIAKTTHHLFQPLLYQVATGILSEGEIAPSTRMILKDQPNASVILGEVNGIDLDNRTVTSQFLERVTETSYDSLIVAAGSGQSYFGNDHFAEYAPGMKTIDDALELRGRIIGAFDQAELATDPAEIERLLTFVVVGAGPTGVEMAGQIAELANTTLNGTFRHIDSRSAHVILLDAAPKVLPPFADSLGQAAAKRLTKMGVDIQLGAMVTDLDANGLTVKDSDGTVRRISSRTKVWSAGVAASPLGKTLAEQSGAPIDRAGRVLVEKDLSLPGHPEVFVVGDMMALDKLPGVAQVAIQGGRYAARVISDGVEAVRSGKDAPERKDFKYFDKGSMATVSRFSAVAQVGPIKVTGFIAWVMWLLVHLLYIVGFRSRLTTVISWLTAFFSKSRGQLAITEQQVDARRAMFYFTAGEPVTAPEPESATRPLQASRP; translated from the coding sequence ATGTCCGCGTCCAACGCGCCCGAACTCACCCCGGCACTCGCCAGGCGGCTCCATCGACATCACGTCGTCATCATCGGTTCCGGGTTCGGTGGACTGTTCGCAGCGAAACAACTACGGAAAGCCAACGTCGACGTCACTCTGATCGCCAAGACCACCCACCACCTCTTTCAACCCCTGCTGTACCAGGTGGCAACCGGCATCCTCTCCGAAGGTGAGATCGCACCGTCGACCCGGATGATCCTCAAGGATCAGCCCAACGCGTCCGTCATTCTCGGCGAGGTCAACGGCATCGATCTCGACAACAGAACTGTCACCTCACAGTTTCTCGAACGCGTCACCGAAACCAGCTACGACAGCCTCATCGTCGCCGCGGGATCCGGCCAGTCGTACTTCGGCAACGACCACTTCGCCGAATACGCACCGGGAATGAAGACCATCGACGACGCCCTCGAGCTGCGCGGCCGCATCATCGGCGCCTTCGACCAGGCCGAACTCGCCACGGATCCAGCCGAAATCGAACGCCTGCTCACCTTCGTCGTCGTCGGCGCGGGACCCACCGGTGTCGAAATGGCCGGACAGATCGCCGAACTCGCCAACACGACCCTGAACGGCACCTTCCGCCACATCGACAGCCGCAGCGCCCACGTCATTCTGCTCGACGCCGCACCCAAAGTGCTGCCGCCGTTCGCCGACTCCCTCGGACAGGCCGCAGCCAAGCGGCTCACCAAGATGGGCGTCGACATCCAGCTCGGCGCGATGGTCACCGACCTCGACGCCAACGGTCTGACCGTCAAAGATTCCGACGGAACTGTTCGACGTATTTCCTCGCGCACCAAAGTCTGGTCTGCAGGTGTCGCGGCCAGCCCACTCGGGAAGACCCTCGCCGAACAGTCGGGCGCCCCGATCGACCGCGCCGGACGTGTGCTCGTCGAGAAGGACCTGTCGTTGCCAGGGCACCCGGAGGTGTTCGTCGTCGGCGACATGATGGCGCTGGACAAGCTCCCCGGCGTCGCACAGGTTGCCATCCAGGGTGGACGCTACGCAGCGCGCGTCATCTCCGACGGCGTCGAAGCGGTTCGCTCGGGCAAGGATGCGCCCGAGCGCAAGGACTTCAAGTACTTCGACAAGGGATCGATGGCGACGGTGTCTCGGTTCTCGGCCGTTGCTCAGGTCGGACCGATCAAGGTCACCGGTTTCATTGCCTGGGTCATGTGGCTACTCGTGCACCTGCTCTACATCGTCGGATTCCGCAGCCGCCTCACCACCGTCATCTCCTGGCTGACGGCGTTCTTCTCCAAGAGCCGCGGGCAGCTCGCGATCACCGAGCAGCAGGTCGACGCGCGTCGGGCGATGTTCTACTTCACCGCAGGTGAACCGGTCACTGCACCGGAACCAGAATCCGCCACGCGCCCATTGCAAGCGAGCCGACCGTAA
- a CDS encoding nucleoside deaminase, with protein MLRVAIDQARLGAREGGIPIGAALFAADGTVLGAGRNRRIQHDDPSVHGETDAFRAAGRQRDYRSTTMVTTLSPCWYCSGLVRQFGIGAVIVGENVTFDGGHEWLREHGVEVTVLRNQECIDLMADFIEREPLVWNEDIGR; from the coding sequence ATGCTTCGTGTCGCGATAGATCAGGCTCGTCTCGGTGCGCGCGAGGGCGGGATACCCATCGGAGCGGCGTTGTTCGCGGCCGACGGAACTGTGCTCGGGGCAGGCCGCAACAGACGCATCCAACACGACGACCCATCGGTACACGGGGAGACGGACGCGTTTCGAGCGGCAGGTCGGCAGCGTGACTACCGCTCGACCACGATGGTGACAACGCTGTCGCCGTGCTGGTATTGCAGCGGGCTGGTACGCCAATTCGGTATCGGCGCGGTGATCGTGGGCGAGAACGTCACGTTCGACGGGGGCCACGAATGGTTGCGTGAGCACGGGGTCGAGGTGACGGTACTCCGAAATCAGGAGTGCATCGATCTGATGGCCGACTTCATCGAGCGTGAACCACTCGTATGGAACGAGGATATCGGTCGCTGA